In the genome of Mytilus edulis chromosome 14, xbMytEdul2.2, whole genome shotgun sequence, the window CCTGGTATCAAACAAGAAACTATTGACACACAGATATGTCTggctttttgtaaatttcatagTAAAaggcaaatgttgaaattaaaatgtcGATATTTAAACATGTCAAACCTCCAAAACATTCAAAGTCAAACAATCCTGTGCAAGTGACAGGCCAAAATACAGCAGAACTGAAATATGACAGTGCTTATAAAACTGCATAACACAAATACCTGAAAACAATTGacttattatcatgattataagtGGTTCTCTTTAAACCAACCTAAACACAAAACTTTTAACTTGTAAACTGTGCAAAGTTTTAAGTCAATGAGCCATAATGATGATGGGAGCTTTTCTGTCACAAGTTTTGCAAtagaaatatttagaattttcaGTATGTGCCATATAGAGAAGACAATGCcaaaagtaaaattcaaaattgttcAATGTTGCCTGCCCCCAAAAAAATTGACACAAatcgtttcaatttttttttaattaagatttttttctgcTTCAACttcgttttcttgtttaaaacatGTAACTTAAGGTTTTTGGTCATAAAGAATAAAATCACTCCCTACCTAACTACCAGGGAAGGCAACATTGAACAAGGCATTTTTTAAGAGTGGCCAAATACACACTGCTCTGAAATTATGGACAGAAAGTTCAAACTAAATGTAGTTTTACCTCTTGTTGAACTTTGTTCCAATCGTCTAACGCTTTACCGTCTTTGATTGACTCTTTCATCAATTTGGAAATCTGTTCGTCaacctgaaaataaaatataataatttttaccATGTACATTAGTAGAAAATGCCCACAAAATCTCTGTACATTAGTGGGCAATTGAAACACTGTTAAAACAAAGAGTTCTTAAATTTCTCTGGCAGTACATGTACGTCAAATCAGCATGTGCAAAATGCTAGCTATAAGACAAGCGTTTAATAATCTCTGAATAGGgatattttcacaaaaatatatgatttctgaggaaaaaaatattttatatacaaattaggaagtacaaaacactactTTATGTGTCATATCACAATTATTTCAGACTTTATACAATTTAAGAGAAGTTATGGCTCAATGAAATTTGTCTCttcctttagcatgtttagtaatatagacaatgatagatgttcatttgtatatatttgatcgattgattttttttttaaaaagcactTTACATGAACATTATGATTGTAAAATCAACTAGATACAATTGAGATGGGAGttatctctgtgggccccgctgtcaataacgtatgtcaagttgaaaatgtttgtcaggtataaagtatgaaataataacagctgtcctctcaaaatatagtgtggatcaaatttgttagcgatggacagaccaacagacagacctttgacctaggaagttgtacatacatcatgacacaccctctggtgttggttaaaatggatgtcaagtataatatttgaaatcataacggttctcaagatatagagcggatacgatcttcaccacaggacacggggttgtcaactgaaaccaaagtttttttgaccttgacctttgacctaggaagttgtacatacatcatgacacgccctctgctggtggttaaaatggatgtcaagtataaactttgaaatcataacggttatctagatatggagcagacacgatcttcaccacaggacactgGGTTGTCAACTgcaaccaaagtttttgaccttgaccttttgacctaagacgttgtacatacatcatgacacaccctctgttgttggttaaaatggatgtcaagtataaactttgaaatcataacggttctcaagatatagagcagacaTGATCTTCACctcaggacacagggttgtcaactgaaaccaaagtttttttaccttgacctttgacctaggaagttgtacatacatcatgacacgccctctggtggtggttaataaaacatgtaaagtataaagtatgaaatcataatggttctctagatatggagcggacacaaagttaaagtgttacggacggacggacagactgatcactatagggcgacctgcctaaaggcggggccctaattaaaaaaaaaatgtacttcttAGGACATTTAATTCATGATTTTGCCTATACCAATGGAATTGGTTTcctaccaaaaaaaaaagtaaaatcacaaaaatactgaactccaaggaaaatacaaaaaggaaagtccccaatcaaatggcaaaatcaaaagttcaaacacatcaaacgaatggataacaactgtcatattcctgacttggtacaggcattttcttatgtagaaaatggtggactgaacctggttttatgacagtcgcaccaAATGATCAACATTAAACATGGAAAAGTTTTGGTGTTTCTCAACTGATACAATTAATATTTATTGCTGtgttcttaattttttgtccaTTATGCTCTATTCTTTggatcaaagaacccaaatattTCCTCTTTAATGTTTCTCCATCCCTTTTTAGCACTTTACTCTCTACTTTACATGTTTGCCCCTTGttttctattctgtaaacccaatcTAGACTGGCATACATGATTGATTGTAGGTTGCTtaacgtacagtggcaaatatttcatgcatattcaggacgatcaAGACTGGCATACATGTACAGGATTAAATAACTGATGTAATCCTCAGCCTTGTATCTGTAGAAAGCAAACAGATAAAGATTAGGGAAACCAGTTTGCAGGGGTTTTTTTTGGCATCATGTTCATGCATTATTCTGTAACCCTCTGTCTTATATCTGTTGAGAGCAAACAGATAAAAGAATGGAATGAGAAACCAGTttagttttttcgtttttttttcatatcatttatTGTGTACTTACTTTGTCTTTATAAATGAATCCGGCAATACCAGCAGCCATTTCACAAATGAAAATGATTACAAGAATACCAGCAAACTGTAACAGAAAGTAAAATTCATTTTCCacaacaaaattcaatttaaaattaatgaacatgatgaacatgaTTAGTCTATTCATTATTATATAATATGtgataaaagtacatgtacaggTAATTACTTATATGAATTAACTAGTAAAACAGTAAGCAGAGTTCCCTACAGACTTCTTTCCACTATTTTTATAAGTATGGCAAGTCCATGTTTGGTTAAGGATACTTCAAACATTCATTTGCATAAATAAataaggccataaaaaagaataggtttgtttgcccaaacgctacctacacagaaaaaagctgcctactcaaattctttcattgtcctgatttgaagaagtttttttttaatcagataggcatgaagactaatgaacatccgatacttcaattttttattaaaaaaaaaaaatgcctacctacctacccactgcctcaaccttgggtagggtttgggcaaaccaaaatattctaaattgtggcCTAAGATAAATGTAGAATGTGCACAATGGCATTATTTGTGAACATGATGAAAAATGCTCGTCAGAAAATTTTTGATTTAGATAATTTGATCAACACTAAATTAATTAAATggattctttttctttttgaaagtTGTGTTTGCAAGTATGTAAATAGATAGTCATCATTGGGTGCAAATTTTTTTCCACTTACAGTCATAATACAACAATAGTTTTCTTTGTATGCTCCACAGCATCCGAAAGCTGCAATCATAAATATGAATACACCTAGTATTATTAAAAACACCGCTGCCGCACTAAATTGCCCGCCTATTATTTCTGAATATCCTTTAAGGTTGATCTGTACATAGGCTCCTCCCGCTATCAAACCAATACCAATTAACTGAAAAAGAAATAAGGATAATACTATATTACATTGATGATGATAATGGATGGCTGACCAGAACatattaaatgtaatatatactgtggattcaggcgcggatccagaggggggttccgggggttggaaccccccttttttttggacgatcaatgcatttgaatggggacatgtactttatcctgggttaggaaccccccctttttaaaatggctggatccgcccctgggattcattatttttcgttggataccaattttcatggatttcgtggatacaggggaaccacaaattcaaatgttcaacaaactacaaattttctaaagattTTGCCAAAAccaagaaataaaatatccaatgcaagttttcctcaatccactaaaattgatatccacgaaaataaatgaatccacagtatagataaatgaagatgtggtatgagtgacaatgagacaactctccattcaagtcacctTTTGTAATtttagtaaaccattatatgtcaaagtatggtcttcaacacagagccttggctcacaccgaacaacattTACCCTGCTGTGTACTAGACCAATATGCTAAGCTggattttaaacaaaattgttcACAACAAGACATAACACCCTATCCTTACATCATAATCTGATTCTGAGCTGACCAATTTTTGCTCCtactaacgggaaggattgtgcctgatgttcatatgatgaaatcataatctttcagtcagtttaattgaagtctggagctggcatgtcagttaactgctagtagtctggtgttatttatgtattattgtcattttgtttattttctttggttacatcttctgacatcagactcggacttctcttgaactgaattttaatgtgcgtattgttatgcgattacttttctacattggttagaggtatagggggagggttgagatctcacaaacatgtttaaccccgccgcatttttgcgcctgtcccaagtcaggagcctctggcctttgttagtcttgtattattttaattttagtttcttgtgtacaatttggaaattagtatggcgttcattatcactggactagtatatatttgttcaggggccagctgaaggacgcctccgggtgcgggaatttctcgctacattgaagacctgttggtgaccctctgctgttgttttttatttggtcgggttgttgtctctttgacacattccccatttccattctcaattttactcttATAATTTATGCTCCATGCTAATACTAATCTTTAAATTCCAATGCTTAACCAGTCAGGGTTCCATTAAAACCACAATCCTGATCTCAAGGCCAGCATGGTACCACAAGGCCATATAAATCCAGTTTATTACATTGAAGCTTATTACATTACTCAACAAGAAAATGTGAAAAGAATATTTTGCAGacttataaattttatttggcATGTTACATTATGATGTATGCATCTTCTTTCTTATTTAATAGGAAAGAAGCTACTTTATGTAAATGTATGCATTATcttcaaaacaaatgaaaaatggaCATGAAGGGAAAAAAAGAAGATCAACaaaaaagggagacaaatctTGAGATATTCAATTTATGGCAGTAAATCAAAGCTATTTATGCTTCCTACAACACCTATATTTTATAGCTTTTcatgtcatacatgtacataaaccaTGTGAAGCCCCTGGTTCCGCAACATttaacattaataaataaatggtcaGAAATACCATGTACATTTGTACCCATCTGTTGGTATAAATAACCTTGGGTTACATGTTATGATGTACCAATACAAACAAATCTGTCGATAATTAGTTATGTTTATGTGATAACAGATCTAGATAATTGCAACGTGTTTATGCTCCTGACTAAATCATGGTTGTATCTAAAGCTTTTTAAGCCCTAtccattttaaattaaatgtaatCCAGCAAGCAGCATTAAACATGTGtaccattggttgccttcggctgttgtttgctctatggtcgggtggttgtcgctttgacatattcaccatttcctttctcaattttatgtataagtaaatataagaagatatggtatgagtgcaagtgggacaactctccatcctagtatctttttttcatatttgtttttaatcttaTAAATTCcagattagatttttttttcatttttcatatttgtttttgtcctgGACAACAACAAAATACCAGTGTCAATAACTAAGAACAATAATAAGCTGTGCTATATTTTCAcctatttcaaaattctaaaaattgaaCATGATCTGAAATGTCAGTTGACAAAAggtattattataatatttaaaataaataacagacaaTTGCAAGGTATTTTATTTGCTAAACAACAAAATAGATTTAAATCTAAACAACCAATACAGGTTACGGTACCCTTATTGCACCCCTTTTTACCTTGGCAaatgtattattaaataaatggagtaaaaagaCTTGTGTTTATGATTTCTTAGAAAAGCGTGCACAGTAAATGATCATGTACATGCTTATGctgttgtaatattttttctcttcTAATTATTGTTTAATATCAAACtgcaataaaaaatatttctggtCTGTCCAAGTCTGAACTACATCCTTATGTTTATCATAATTAGCCCTCATACATGTATTACTGACCTAAACTAAATCAGAAATTTCCctgtatacaaaaaaataaatcagaaaaaacaacaacaaaaacaatagattgtcataaattgcatgacactacagacatttttttttctcatcaatagaaaacaaatattatactattactgtcttttgatgaggtaaatgtgtggttttattgacttttgaaaaactgatattcactgaggccaaggGGAggagtttttcaaaaaattttattccatattccgagagaaataaatgtaatggaaaatttttacaaaaccaattgtacatcaaacgttttttttaccaaaattaaacACATAATTTTAAGCATGTGACGTTTTGAGCAGTGAATATCCTTTTTCCACAGGTTAATACGCTTATtaattcaaaatcccattcatatagaaccagatgctccgcagggcgcagctttatacgaccgcataggttgaaccctgaacggttggggtaagtatggacacaacattcaagctggattcagctctaaatttggattgtgattaaatagttgacacagcataggttttggacacagaatgaatgttattttgtctttgagcaatcactatgctgttgaatattaatcctctcaaaaaaatgtttgaagaaattttctttttatttatgaaatctgaaatgagaaaaattaaccccccccccccccccaccatttttttttcacatccccctttcccttttttcaaaactgatctcaatttaaatttctaatggagtttgcaacaataacttctcatttaaatacatcataaaatattaaaatgtaacaaaaagtgcttgttatcactgaatggtaaagagtgttttaatttatcagttggtatttaaagtgaatatacattgtgcattgtataaaacaatgatttaagttgattcaactactattctggacaaagaaagataactccaatcaattgaaaatttcttgctattgcacaatattgtgcaattagatatttcttgctattgcgcaatactgtgcaattgaaaatatttgctattgcacaatactgtgcaattgaacatttcttgctattgcacaatactgtgcaattgaacattttttgctattgcacaatactgtgcaattgaagatttcttgctattgctgaatactgtgcaattgaaaatttcttgctattgcacaatacttaatataataattttggatcctgatttgaaccaacttgaaaactgggcccataatcaaaaatctaagtacatgattaaattcagcatatcaaaaaagccaaagaattcaatttttattaaaatcaaacttagtttaattttggaccctttggtatttaatgtagaccaatttgaaaacgggactaaaaattaagaatctacatacacagttagatttggcatatcaaagaaccccaattattcaatttttgatgaaatcaaacaaagtttaattttggaccccgatttggaccaacttgaaaactgggccaataatcaaaaatctaagtacatttttagattcagcatatcaaagaaccccaaggattcaatttttgttaaaatcaaacttagtttaattttggaccctttggaccttaatgtagaccaatttgaaaacgggactaaaaattaagaatctacatacacagttagatccggcatatcgaagaaccccaattattcaatttttgatgaaatcaaacaaagtttaattttggaccccgatttggaccaacttgaaaactgggccaataatcaaaaatctaagtacatttatagattcagcatatcaaagaaccccaaggattcaatttttgttaaaatcaaactcagtttaattttggaccctttggaccttaatgtagaccaattggaaaacaggaccaaaaattaagaatctacatacacagttagatccggcatatcgaagaaccccaattattcaatttttgatgaaatcaaacaaagtttaattttggaccccgatttggaccaacttgaaaactgggccaataatcaaaaatctaagtacatttatagattcagcatatcaaagaaccccaaggattcaatttttgttaaaatcaaactaagtttaattttggaccctttggaccttaatgtagaccaattggaaaacaggaccaaaaattaagaatctacatacacagttagatccggcatatcgaagaaccccaattattcaatttttgatgaaatcaaacaaagttcaattttggacccttttggccccttattcctaaaaacctgttggaaccaaaactcccaaaatcaaacccaaccttccttttatggtcataaaccttgtgtttaaattacaaagatttctatttacttatactaaagttatggtgcgaaaaccaagaataatgcttacttgggaccctttttggcccctaattcctaaactgttcagaccttaactcccaaaatcaatcccaaccttccttttgtggtcataaaccttgtgtttaaatttcattgatttctatttacttatactaaagttattgtgcgaaaaccaagaataatgcttatttgggcccttttttggcccttaattcctaaactgtttaaactaaaactcccaaaatcaatcccaacctttcttttgtggtcataaaccttgtgtcaaaatttcatagatttctatttacttaaactaaagttatagtgcgaaaaccaagaaaatgcttatttgggccctttttggcccctaattcctaaaattttgggaccaaaactcccaaaatcaatcccaaccttccttttgtggttataaaccttgtgttaaaatttcatagatttctattcacttttactaaagttagagtgcgaaaactaaaagtattcggacgacgacgacgccaacgtgatagcaatatacgacgaaaaattaaaatttttgcggtcgtataaaaacctactaatattttatcaatatggaataatgaTAATTATTCATGTTTCCAAgaagagttattttttttttccacaTAAAAAAACTTGGAATGCATTAGTTCTTGACCCTCAATTATTTACAAATTCTATTCATTCATTGttattgtttatcatgtttatgtacatGTGGTAAGCATGATCTAATTACCTGGAttattacaaatgtacatttCAAGCTATCTTTATACAACCATGAATCATGAACATTCTAAAATCTCAGCATTTACCCCACAAATTTCATTTAACATCCTGGTAATTAGGGAATTTTGAAATGGCATCTTTTTTCAAGGATTGGTAAACGTACAATGTATCATCACATTTATAGTATAATAAGTTTATAACATAATTAATACATGTAGAATTTATAAGCATATTACAATGTACTTCAGATAGATTTGCATTCTAATGTAATCATGAAactggggagaacactgactCTCACAGACAAATAAGTTAGAAGAGTTAAAATATGCAAAGATCAAAGAAAACAGGatcttttaatgttttaatgCTCTGATTGAATGAATGAAGACTGTTTAACATCAAACTGCAAAATATTAATTGCTCTTTCAGAAAAATAACCTGTTAATGCATAAGGCCATGCAAAATAATTGTTGGGTTTCCTCATACCCTACCCTACATATGCTTTATCCTTTCAAGGCCATTATCAAGAATTCAAACAGATTCATTAATGTAAgatgcattgtttatttttaaagacAATTATTGATGATGCTCAACATTGTCCAATTATCCCTTTAATtctaaaactgtttttaaattgCTCTTTTATCATTctttaataagtttcaagttgcttggtattattttttagttttgaatTGCTTGCAGCAGTCATTTTAGTGACAGAATTTCTACATAAATTGTCAAAAAGTTTTGTTCTTCAACTGGGATATTACACAAGTAGTAACACAGACTGTGTCAAGATTTAATTTTTCTGTTGGACTTTAAGGTGGTCCCTAAcactgcagggagataactctgtaaagtcagctaaacatttaaattacattgtgttgtaaagggaatattaagcttctccatgatcaaaattggtgtttgtcaaactgctatataaccagtataatttttctgacTGAATGGTtggttatttttatatttttttgttaaagggtcaaagtaaatacattg includes:
- the LOC139503421 gene encoding CD63 antigen-like; the encoded protein is MVEGGMKCIRVLLFAFNVLFTLIGIGLIAGGAYVQINLKGYSEIIGGQFSAAAVFLIILGVFIFMIAAFGCCGAYKENYCCIMTFAGILVIIFICEMAAGIAGFIYKDKVDEQISKLMKESIKDGKALDDWNKVQQEFKCCGVNSSKDWETSANASFPDSCCSDGGKSPSCIHYDVGCYTELKEFVKDKIVVIGGIGVGFAVIQIIGILFACCLGRAVKKEYEVV